Proteins from a single region of Starkeya sp. ORNL1:
- a CDS encoding alpha/beta hydrolase yields MTADVVSDQPHAVTHYLTRAVGGVGIFYREAGPVDAPVVLLLHGFPTSSHMFRNLIPALADRYRVIAPDYPGYGQSEAPDRAKFDYTFDRFGELVDGLLDQLGITRYAMYVMDYGAPVGWRLALKHPERITGLIVQNGNAYDEGLKEFWDPIKAYWSDHSESHRKALHVLVAPETTKFQYTDGVADISRISPDNWIHDQALLDRPGNAEIQMDLFYDYRTNLPLYPAVQAYFRKHKPPTLIVWGKNDTIFPADGAYPYKRDLPDVEFHLLDTGHFALEDKADEMVPLIRAFLKRNLSDVASLRMSA; encoded by the coding sequence ATGACTGCCGATGTAGTTTCAGATCAGCCGCATGCTGTGACTCACTACCTGACAAGGGCAGTTGGAGGAGTCGGCATCTTCTATCGCGAGGCGGGGCCTGTAGACGCTCCTGTCGTGCTGTTGCTTCACGGCTTCCCGACATCGTCGCATATGTTCCGCAATCTCATTCCGGCGTTGGCGGATCGCTATCGCGTGATTGCCCCGGACTATCCTGGCTATGGGCAAAGCGAGGCGCCCGATCGTGCCAAGTTCGACTATACGTTCGATCGCTTCGGCGAGCTCGTCGACGGGCTGCTCGATCAGCTCGGCATTACTCGCTATGCAATGTATGTAATGGACTATGGAGCGCCAGTAGGCTGGCGTTTGGCCCTGAAACACCCTGAGCGGATAACGGGCCTCATCGTACAAAATGGCAATGCTTATGATGAAGGACTGAAAGAGTTCTGGGACCCGATCAAGGCGTATTGGTCCGATCACTCGGAGAGCCATCGAAAGGCATTGCACGTTCTGGTCGCCCCCGAGACCACGAAATTCCAGTACACCGACGGCGTTGCTGACATCAGCCGCATCTCGCCGGACAATTGGATTCACGATCAGGCGCTACTCGACCGCCCGGGCAACGCTGAAATCCAGATGGACCTATTCTATGACTATCGCACTAACCTACCGCTCTACCCAGCGGTGCAGGCGTACTTCCGCAAGCACAAGCCGCCGACATTGATTGTGTGGGGCAAGAATGACACGATCTTCCCCGCGGATGGTGCTTACCCTTATAAGCGCGATCTCCCCGATGTGGAGTTTCATCTTTTGGATACCGGTCATTTCGCGCTCGAAGACAAGGCCGACGAAATGGTGCCGCTGATCCGGGCTTTCCTCAAGCGTAATCTTTCGGACGTCGCGAGCTTACGCATGTCTGCCTGA
- a CDS encoding DUF202 domain-containing protein: MIANYTTHAANERTFLAWIRTGLAVAAFGILLAKMNALVGKSDSLCASHGSVDGSPALVAAIGHWFGLALLVVGIAIIARGGVSFERMRSEIDGEEVKKLPRTCLETGLSAVLAIGVGILGVYIAVR, from the coding sequence ATGATCGCGAACTACACGACCCACGCTGCAAACGAACGAACCTTTCTGGCCTGGATACGCACCGGCCTGGCGGTAGCGGCATTCGGAATACTACTAGCGAAGATGAACGCCCTAGTCGGGAAGTCGGATAGCCTGTGCGCATCTCACGGTTCAGTGGATGGCTCGCCGGCGCTTGTGGCTGCGATCGGGCATTGGTTTGGATTGGCGCTGTTAGTCGTAGGAATCGCAATCATCGCGCGAGGCGGCGTCTCATTTGAGCGCATGCGTAGCGAAATCGATGGCGAAGAGGTCAAAAAACTACCGCGGACCTGCTTAGAGACGGGGCTATCGGCAGTGCTTGCTATCGGAGTTGGGATTCTTGGTGTCTACATCGCGGTCAGGTAA
- a CDS encoding DUF302 domain-containing protein: MTVHEKTTYPMLVWSTLLLLIVLVFATGNLDASDKTQESAMRLKSGYSYSDSMDRIKGALQSSGFRIFATIDHQAAARDVGLDMPPTTVLIYGNPKGGTPLMLAAPDFALELPLRVLVRQDNDGETFVTLNSSSDLEGKHGLPTGMAAKLAPAEMIIAGAIAAPNMRTQAR; encoded by the coding sequence ATGACCGTTCACGAGAAGACAACCTATCCAATGCTGGTGTGGTCGACGCTGTTGCTGTTGATCGTGCTCGTATTTGCCACCGGCAATCTGGACGCAAGCGACAAGACGCAGGAGAGCGCAATGAGATTAAAGAGCGGCTACTCATACTCGGACTCGATGGACCGGATAAAGGGCGCCCTGCAATCAAGCGGGTTCAGGATCTTCGCGACGATCGACCACCAGGCCGCGGCAAGGGACGTCGGTCTCGATATGCCGCCAACAACGGTGCTGATCTATGGAAATCCAAAGGGTGGCACCCCTTTGATGCTCGCAGCTCCGGATTTTGCTCTCGAGCTGCCGCTTCGTGTGCTCGTCAGGCAGGATAACGATGGCGAGACCTTTGTGACGTTGAACAGCTCAAGCGATCTGGAAGGCAAGCACGGCCTGCCCACCGGCATGGCCGCAAAGCTCGCTCCCGCCGAGATGATTATTGCTGGCGCGATTGCGGCCCCAAACATGAGAACGCAGGCTCGATAG
- the soxC gene encoding sulfite dehydrogenase, producing the protein MQAKEDPRHRVRREPLLSRRKFLSTSASAVGVAGVVAASPSYGDDLRDVPARALGDELTPSSKRSQYESIARIPEAGPGIREVDPADAINSKAPLHKFVGTITPSDLHYERSHAGVPDLDPSSHRLLIHGMTERSIVLTMDEIRSMPSISRIAFLECTGNGWENWKRADENLTVQNTHGLVSTHEWTGVPLSYVIDLVNKDRGSTWMLAEGGDGAAVARSIPLTDEIMSEAILAYGQNGEALRPAHGYPLRLLIPGWEGNLSIKWLRRLKFGDRPFMTRWETARYTQLLPSGKARQFQLVQETNSVITFPSGTMHINSGYHRISGLAWSGYGAISKVEVSTDGGSTWRDAQLSHPVLPKAQVRFEIDWQWDGQPTSIRSRSTDDKGNVQPDRKTFIAMMGTNALFHYNAQQTWAISGTGAVRNVLE; encoded by the coding sequence ATGCAAGCCAAGGAAGATCCGCGGCATCGTGTTCGCCGGGAGCCGCTCCTGTCTCGGCGAAAGTTTCTTTCCACATCGGCCAGCGCAGTTGGCGTCGCCGGCGTCGTGGCAGCAAGCCCCTCTTATGGAGATGACCTCCGTGACGTCCCAGCGCGGGCACTCGGGGACGAGTTGACGCCCAGCAGTAAGCGCTCCCAGTACGAGTCTATCGCCAGGATCCCGGAAGCAGGCCCAGGGATAAGGGAAGTTGATCCCGCTGATGCAATCAACTCCAAGGCACCCCTTCATAAATTCGTCGGGACCATCACCCCGTCTGACCTGCATTACGAGCGCAGTCACGCGGGCGTTCCAGACCTGGATCCGTCATCCCATCGCCTCCTGATCCATGGAATGACCGAGAGATCGATTGTCCTCACAATGGACGAGATACGATCGATGCCGTCTATCTCCCGGATAGCGTTCCTTGAATGCACCGGGAACGGCTGGGAGAATTGGAAGCGGGCTGATGAGAACCTGACCGTGCAGAACACGCACGGGCTCGTCAGCACACACGAATGGACCGGCGTGCCGCTCTCCTATGTCATTGACTTGGTGAACAAAGATAGAGGGTCGACCTGGATGCTCGCGGAAGGCGGAGACGGGGCGGCTGTTGCTCGAAGTATCCCCCTCACCGACGAGATCATGAGCGAGGCAATTCTCGCCTACGGGCAGAACGGTGAAGCATTGCGGCCGGCTCATGGTTACCCGTTGAGATTGCTGATTCCCGGATGGGAGGGAAACCTAAGTATAAAATGGCTTCGCCGTCTCAAGTTCGGCGATCGTCCGTTTATGACCCGCTGGGAGACCGCCCGTTACACGCAGTTGCTGCCGAGCGGGAAGGCCCGGCAATTTCAACTCGTCCAGGAGACCAATTCCGTAATTACATTCCCATCGGGAACCATGCACATCAATTCGGGCTATCATCGCATCTCGGGACTGGCGTGGAGCGGATACGGCGCGATCAGTAAAGTTGAGGTCAGCACGGATGGCGGCTCGACTTGGCGTGACGCACAACTTAGCCATCCCGTATTACCCAAGGCACAGGTCCGCTTTGAGATCGACTGGCAATGGGACGGTCAGCCGACCAGCATCCGCAGCCGTTCCACTGATGACAAAGGCAACGTGCAGCCGGATCGAAAGACATTTATCGCCATGATGGGGACAAACGCGCTCTTTCACTACAATGCCCAGCAGACTTGGGCGATCTCGGGGACAGGGGCGGTGCGAAATGTGCTTGAATAG
- a CDS encoding cytochrome c, with translation MPACSFATEFGRRAAPSEISLWDIDVLPDGTGLPDGSGTVTQGEIVFNDNCSACHGSKGVGGPKDALVGGRGSLASDHPIKTIGSFWPYATTLFDYIRRAMPYPAPGSLSDDDTYAVVAYLLDLNGIPLDGAKVDRRSLPSIQMPNRDGFVPEPAFRVIKNSR, from the coding sequence ATGCCTGCTTGTAGCTTCGCGACCGAGTTCGGCAGACGCGCGGCGCCGTCGGAGATTAGCCTTTGGGATATTGATGTGTTGCCCGACGGGACGGGGCTGCCGGACGGCAGCGGAACCGTGACGCAAGGCGAGATTGTGTTCAACGACAATTGTTCCGCCTGCCATGGCTCGAAGGGGGTGGGTGGCCCCAAAGATGCGCTGGTGGGCGGGCGGGGCTCGCTGGCCTCAGATCATCCCATCAAGACGATCGGGAGTTTTTGGCCCTACGCAACTACTTTGTTCGACTACATCCGCCGAGCGATGCCATATCCAGCTCCGGGTTCGCTGAGTGATGATGATACTTACGCGGTGGTCGCCTATTTGTTGGATCTCAACGGCATCCCGCTCGACGGAGCCAAAGTAGACAGGCGAAGTCTTCCCTCCATACAGATGCCAAACCGTGATGGTTTCGTACCCGAGCCAGCCTTTCGAGTGATCAAGAATTCAAGATAA